One stretch of candidate division KSB1 bacterium DNA includes these proteins:
- a CDS encoding flavin reductase family protein, translated as MAKVRINNDVSMYPMPVVLVGAMVGGRANFLTVAWVSRVHYDPPMIGIALGADHYTNPGIEESGAFSVNVPSVELVDKVDFCGLVSGREFAKDSLFELFYGEITGAPMVEECPLCLECRLVKKVELPGDVLYIGEVVASYAERRCVKRGRLNVREIKPFALTMPDNRYWTLGQPVAKAWQVGKRLKKK; from the coding sequence ATGGCTAAGGTGCGCATCAACAACGATGTCAGCATGTACCCGATGCCGGTGGTTTTGGTAGGCGCCATGGTGGGAGGGCGCGCGAATTTTCTCACCGTGGCCTGGGTGAGCCGCGTCCACTACGATCCGCCGATGATTGGCATCGCTCTCGGCGCAGACCACTACACCAATCCGGGCATCGAAGAAAGCGGCGCATTCAGCGTCAATGTGCCGAGCGTCGAGCTGGTCGACAAGGTCGATTTTTGCGGCCTGGTCTCCGGTCGTGAGTTTGCCAAAGACTCTTTGTTTGAACTATTCTACGGGGAGATCACAGGGGCGCCCATGGTGGAGGAATGTCCACTTTGCCTTGAGTGCCGCTTGGTGAAAAAGGTGGAGCTCCCGGGCGACGTGCTCTACATTGGCGAGGTCGTGGCGAGCTATGCGGAGCGGCGTTGTGTGAAGCGCGGCAGACTGAACGTGCGCGAAATTAAGCCGTTTGCTCTTACCATGCCCGACAATCGTTACTGGACCTTGGGACAGCCAGTGGCGAAGGCCTGGCAAGTGGGCAAGCGGCTTAAGAAGAAGTGA
- a CDS encoding sugar ABC transporter permease has protein sequence MARTENSRESWASRLRHSQAALAYLFVSPWVIGFLVFGLYPFAASIYYSLCQYDVLRVPKFIGLRNYRDLLCHDPYFWRAISNTLFYTVLRVPLNIAGSLLLAVLVNQSVRGIRLFRTAYFLPSVVSGVAISAIWMWIFNPQYGILNALLEMVGIQGPSWLGSTTWAKPALVLMSLWSIGGGRMLVFLAALQGIPTQLYESVAIDGGGKWRQFTHVTLPLISPVLFLWLIIEIMFSFQIFTEAYVMTQGGPLNSTLFYNLYLYIKAFDDFQMGYASALAWLLLLMTLAITIVQFRLSKKWVYYEA, from the coding sequence ATGGCCAGGACTGAGAACAGCCGCGAGAGCTGGGCGTCGCGCCTGCGCCACAGCCAGGCGGCGCTGGCTTACCTCTTCGTCAGCCCGTGGGTCATTGGCTTCTTGGTGTTCGGCCTGTACCCGTTTGCCGCCTCCATCTACTACAGCCTGTGCCAGTACGATGTGCTGCGCGTGCCCAAGTTCATCGGCCTGCGCAACTACCGCGACCTCCTCTGTCACGACCCTTACTTCTGGAGGGCGATCTCCAACACGCTCTTCTACACAGTGTTGCGCGTGCCTCTGAACATCGCCGGTTCGTTGCTGTTGGCGGTGCTGGTCAACCAATCGGTGCGCGGTATCCGACTGTTTCGCACCGCGTACTTCTTGCCGTCGGTGGTCTCTGGGGTGGCCATTTCCGCAATCTGGATGTGGATCTTCAACCCACAGTACGGCATTCTCAACGCGCTACTGGAAATGGTCGGCATCCAGGGCCCGTCCTGGTTGGGGAGTACCACCTGGGCAAAGCCTGCCTTGGTGCTGATGAGCTTGTGGTCCATTGGCGGCGGCAGGATGCTGGTCTTTTTGGCGGCCCTGCAGGGCATCCCCACGCAGTTGTACGAGTCGGTGGCCATCGACGGCGGCGGCAAGTGGCGACAGTTCACCCATGTGACCTTGCCGCTGATCTCGCCGGTGCTCTTCTTATGGCTGATCATCGAAATCATGTTCTCGTTCCAGATTTTCACGGAAGCCTATGTCATGACCCAGGGCGGGCCGCTCAACTCCACCCTGTTCTACAACCTGTACCTGTACATCAAGGCCTTTGATGACTTTCAGATGGGCTACGCATCGGCATTGGCGTGGTTGCTGCTGTTGATGACCCTGGCCATCACTATCGTCCAGTTCCGCCTCAGCAAGAAGTGGGTGTACTATGAGGCATGA
- a CDS encoding carbohydrate ABC transporter permease produces MRPSRLRVPCKKAVVYLYLSILAMVFLLPFFWMLSTSLKGSEQIFTYPPRWIPKPVHWQNYRDVLTTMPFLRYLFNTTFITVMSIIGVVLSSSLVAYAFARLRWKGRDSLFLFIIGTMMLPAQVTMVPVFVLYKHIGWLDSFKPLVVPLFLGGGAFNIFLVRQFFLTIPQELSDAARIDGCSEFRIYWSIILPLAKPAVATIAILVFMMQWNDFLGPLIFLSSKSKGTLALGLAMLVGQHTTEYGMLMAASVLLLIPVVVIFFLFQRYFVQGLMMTGIKG; encoded by the coding sequence ATGAGGCCATCGAGATTGCGCGTCCCCTGCAAAAAGGCGGTCGTCTACCTGTACTTGAGCATCCTGGCGATGGTCTTCTTGCTGCCGTTCTTCTGGATGCTCTCTACTTCGCTGAAAGGGAGTGAGCAGATTTTCACCTATCCGCCGCGCTGGATTCCCAAGCCGGTGCACTGGCAGAACTACCGCGATGTGTTGACCACTATGCCTTTTCTGCGTTATCTGTTCAACACGACGTTCATCACGGTGATGAGCATCATTGGCGTGGTGCTGTCGAGCTCCTTGGTGGCGTATGCCTTCGCCCGCCTGCGGTGGAAGGGGCGCGACTCACTTTTTCTGTTCATCATCGGCACCATGATGCTCCCCGCCCAGGTGACGATGGTTCCGGTGTTTGTGCTGTACAAGCATATCGGCTGGCTGGATAGCTTCAAGCCGCTGGTGGTGCCTCTGTTCCTCGGCGGTGGTGCATTCAACATCTTCCTGGTGCGGCAGTTCTTCCTCACCATCCCGCAGGAGCTGTCGGACGCCGCGCGCATCGACGGCTGTTCGGAGTTTCGCATCTACTGGAGCATCATCTTGCCTCTTGCCAAGCCGGCCGTGGCGACTATTGCCATTCTGGTCTTCATGATGCAGTGGAACGACTTTCTTGGGCCGTTGATCTTCTTGTCGAGCAAGTCGAAGGGGACGCTTGCACTCGGTCTGGCCATGTTGGTCGGCCAGCACACCACAGAGTACGGGATGCTGATGGCCGCCTCGGTTCTGCTTCTCATCCCGGTCGTGGTAATTTTCTTCCTGTTTCAGCGCTACTTCGTGCAAGGTCTTATGATGACCGGCATCAAGGGGTAG
- a CDS encoding methyltransferase, which produces MTSRERVLKTLRHEEPDKVPIDFGAMRSTGIMAIAYNRLKAYLGLSGGYTRVYDVPQQLAEPEPAILQRFQVDVVDLANTMGRHPEDWLDWPLPDGSPGQVHRSCYPVRRNGEWVLMDGERVAARMPQGVRYFESCNPPLAHATSSRDIKAYAWPMLTDEMLRVLEEQAKFLYHETDYAIMGGFGGNILELGQSLRGWDTFMMDLAGNRAFAEELMDTMVEVHLKNLEAYLQAVGDYIQLIQMGDDLGTQKGPQLSPDMYRELIKPRHKAIYQYVKQHAEVHVFLHSCGSIYALIPDLIDAGVEVLNPVQTSAADMEPARLKREFGEQITFWGGGVDTQHLLPEGRPEEIAAAVEERMRIFAPGGGYVFTQVHNVQANVPPENVVAAYDAAIMVRDYPISPAGSGGRK; this is translated from the coding sequence ATGACCTCGCGGGAGCGGGTGTTGAAGACGTTACGCCACGAGGAACCGGACAAGGTGCCCATCGACTTTGGTGCGATGCGCTCCACCGGGATCATGGCCATTGCCTACAATCGCCTGAAGGCCTACCTCGGGCTCTCGGGCGGCTACACCCGCGTGTACGACGTGCCGCAGCAGTTGGCCGAGCCGGAACCGGCCATCCTGCAGCGCTTCCAGGTGGATGTGGTGGACCTGGCCAACACCATGGGCAGGCATCCTGAGGACTGGCTGGACTGGCCGCTGCCGGACGGAAGTCCAGGACAGGTGCACCGCAGTTGTTACCCGGTGCGGAGGAACGGCGAGTGGGTGCTAATGGACGGCGAGCGTGTTGCGGCGCGCATGCCCCAGGGGGTGCGCTACTTCGAATCGTGCAATCCCCCCCTGGCGCATGCCACTTCCAGCCGTGACATCAAGGCCTATGCCTGGCCCATGCTCACCGACGAGATGCTCCGCGTGCTCGAGGAGCAAGCAAAGTTCCTCTACCACGAAACTGACTATGCGATTATGGGCGGGTTCGGCGGGAATATCTTGGAGCTGGGACAATCGCTGCGGGGTTGGGATACCTTCATGATGGACCTGGCCGGGAACCGGGCCTTCGCAGAGGAGCTTATGGACACAATGGTGGAAGTTCACCTGAAGAACTTGGAGGCTTACCTGCAGGCGGTGGGCGACTACATCCAGCTCATTCAGATGGGCGATGACCTGGGCACGCAGAAGGGCCCGCAGCTCTCGCCGGACATGTACCGCGAGCTCATCAAGCCGCGGCACAAGGCCATCTACCAGTACGTGAAGCAGCACGCCGAGGTGCACGTGTTTCTGCACAGCTGCGGCTCTATCTACGCGCTGATCCCCGACTTGATCGACGCCGGGGTGGAGGTGCTCAACCCGGTGCAGACTTCGGCGGCCGACATGGAGCCGGCGCGCCTGAAGCGGGAGTTTGGGGAGCAGATCACCTTTTGGGGCGGGGGTGTCGATACGCAGCACCTGCTCCCGGAAGGCAGGCCTGAGGAAATTGCCGCAGCGGTGGAAGAAAGGATGCGCATCTTTGCGCCGGGAGGGGGGTACGTCTTCACCCAGGTGCACAACGTGCAGGCCAACGTGCCGCCAGAGAACGTGGTCGCCGCCTACGATGCCGCCATCATGGTGCGCGACTACCCCATCTCGCCCGCAGGCAGCGGAGGGCGCAAGTGA
- a CDS encoding DUF4185 domain-containing protein, whose protein sequence is MSRSLALTTTAAPMPELERLFREGTNGWLGGDCAFSTPLREGRILWLFGDSFVSPDPAARSRAGSHIVANTIAIQSGHKLRFWWKEGEGGPTAFFSSPELPGRSWPLSAIRLGEALAVLAVRVVTVDPNQVTGFRIVGHEVYWVSNPDDEPHRWQMTLQQLPWSERTGTYGSWLLAHQGYLYIYGFLRHFRSWFKEVWTLVARIPLEDAHRLLKPERWEYLDGERGRWHKDPAAARAVLSKGATEFSVSYLPELGKFVLVAASWQRGNPIQLRVADTPYGPFSDAVTVFVCPEALKNRRYFCYAAKAHPELASDSAELVVSYAVNSRRLEDCFQDEDVYYPRFLCVSVGSQGREEDG, encoded by the coding sequence GTGAGCAGGAGCCTGGCCCTCACTACTACGGCGGCGCCCATGCCAGAGTTGGAGCGCCTCTTTCGGGAAGGCACCAACGGCTGGCTGGGCGGCGACTGTGCCTTCAGCACCCCGCTGCGCGAGGGGCGGATCCTGTGGCTGTTTGGGGATTCGTTCGTCAGCCCGGATCCTGCGGCGCGCTCGCGCGCCGGCTCACACATCGTGGCCAATACGATTGCCATCCAGAGCGGCCACAAGCTGCGCTTCTGGTGGAAGGAAGGCGAAGGGGGGCCAACTGCCTTTTTCTCTTCGCCTGAACTGCCAGGGCGAAGCTGGCCGTTGAGCGCCATCCGGCTGGGCGAGGCCCTGGCGGTGTTAGCAGTGCGCGTGGTCACCGTGGATCCAAATCAGGTGACCGGCTTCCGCATCGTCGGGCACGAGGTCTACTGGGTGTCCAACCCCGACGACGAGCCTCACCGCTGGCAGATGACCCTGCAGCAACTGCCCTGGTCGGAGAGGACAGGGACCTATGGCTCCTGGCTCTTGGCGCACCAGGGGTACCTGTACATCTACGGATTCTTGCGCCATTTCCGCAGTTGGTTCAAAGAGGTGTGGACACTGGTGGCGAGGATCCCCCTTGAGGATGCCCACCGGCTGCTTAAGCCTGAACGCTGGGAGTACTTAGACGGCGAGCGTGGCAGGTGGCACAAGGACCCTGCGGCCGCGCGCGCGGTGCTGAGCAAAGGGGCCACTGAGTTCTCGGTGAGCTACCTGCCAGAGCTGGGCAAATTCGTGCTCGTGGCAGCCTCATGGCAGCGTGGTAACCCCATTCAGCTCCGTGTGGCTGACACGCCCTACGGCCCTTTTTCGGACGCCGTCACGGTGTTTGTCTGCCCGGAAGCCTTGAAGAATCGCCGCTACTTCTGCTATGCCGCCAAGGCACATCCCGAGCTGGCAAGTGACAGCGCGGAGCTGGTGGTCAGCTACGCGGTCAACTCGCGGAGGTTGGAGGACTGCTTCCAGGACGAGGATGTCTACTACCCGCGTTTCCTGTGCGTCTCTGTTGGGTCGCAAGGGAGAGAAGAGGATGGCTAA